The following coding sequences are from one Triticum aestivum cultivar Chinese Spring chromosome 5A, IWGSC CS RefSeq v2.1, whole genome shotgun sequence window:
- the LOC123104442 gene encoding uncharacterized protein isoform X3, whose amino-acid sequence MTKSLLNESLADCSRTGLNPFCALNKPPAADLPFWSKKLQDKSAKKTRMNNKALEKPAKKKTNPFELFDLDDKDESEVKLYSLGSFFVHLIDNDHYQDDAEGSRANVEEKQQHEARRMTSNIGGGILSSDLPNTPAPCKRRPEGTSHSSSGDSTGTQVPLFEDCAWRYG is encoded by the exons atgaccaagtctctgctgaacgagagcttggcagattgcAGCAGAACTGGACTAAATCCTTTCTGCGCTCTTAACAAGCCGCCAGCT GCCGATTTACCTTTTTGGAGTAAGAAGCTGCAAGATAAGTCGGCCAAGAAAACCCGGATGAATAACAAGGCTCTTGAAAAGCCTGCAAAGAAGAAGACCAACCCTTTTGAACTATTTGATTTGGATGATAAAGATGAGTCGGAGGTAAAACTttactcccttggctcattttttgtacatcttattgataatgatcactatcaggatgatgcggaaggaAGCCGAGCCAatgttgaagag aagcagcaacatgaagctcgccgtatGACCTCGAACATCGGTGGCGGGATTCTTTCCTCCGACTTACCAAACACGCCGGCTCCTTGCAAGCGCCGACCAGAG gggacttctcattcttcctctggcgactcaacTGGGACTCAAGTCCCTCTTTTTGAAGACTGTGCCTGG CGCTATGGCTAA
- the LOC123104442 gene encoding uncharacterized protein isoform X4, which translates to MTKSLLNESLADCSRTGLNPFCALNKPPAADLPFWSKKLQDKSAKKTRMNNKALEKPAKKKTNPFELFDLDDKDESEDDAEGSRANVEEKQQHEARRMTSNIGGGILSSDLPNTPAPCKRRPEGTSHSSSGDSTGTQVPLFEDCAWRYG; encoded by the exons atgaccaagtctctgctgaacgagagcttggcagattgcAGCAGAACTGGACTAAATCCTTTCTGCGCTCTTAACAAGCCGCCAGCT GCCGATTTACCTTTTTGGAGTAAGAAGCTGCAAGATAAGTCGGCCAAGAAAACCCGGATGAATAACAAGGCTCTTGAAAAGCCTGCAAAGAAGAAGACCAACCCTTTTGAACTATTTGATTTGGATGATAAAGATGAGTCGGAG gatgatgcggaaggaAGCCGAGCCAatgttgaagag aagcagcaacatgaagctcgccgtatGACCTCGAACATCGGTGGCGGGATTCTTTCCTCCGACTTACCAAACACGCCGGCTCCTTGCAAGCGCCGACCAGAG gggacttctcattcttcctctggcgactcaacTGGGACTCAAGTCCCTCTTTTTGAAGACTGTGCCTGG CGCTATGGCTAA
- the LOC123104442 gene encoding uncharacterized protein isoform X2 has protein sequence MTKSLLNESLADCSRTGLNPFCALNKPPAADLPFWSKKLQDKSAKKTRMNNKALEKPAKKKTNPFELFDLDDKDESEDDAEGSRANVEEVTILSSDSETPIRQKGQQASRKVRFSHPLAYLDPNFILKKQQHEARRMTSNIGGGILSSDLPNTPAPCKRRPEGTSHSSSGDSTGTQVPLFEDCAWRYG, from the exons atgaccaagtctctgctgaacgagagcttggcagattgcAGCAGAACTGGACTAAATCCTTTCTGCGCTCTTAACAAGCCGCCAGCT GCCGATTTACCTTTTTGGAGTAAGAAGCTGCAAGATAAGTCGGCCAAGAAAACCCGGATGAATAACAAGGCTCTTGAAAAGCCTGCAAAGAAGAAGACCAACCCTTTTGAACTATTTGATTTGGATGATAAAGATGAGTCGGAG gatgatgcggaaggaAGCCGAGCCAatgttgaagaggtaactatcctttcctccgattCTGAAACTCCGATCAGACAGAAAGGGCAACAGGcgagccggaaagtaaggttttctcatcctttagcttacttggatcccaactttattttgaagaagcagcaacatgaagctcgccgtatGACCTCGAACATCGGTGGCGGGATTCTTTCCTCCGACTTACCAAACACGCCGGCTCCTTGCAAGCGCCGACCAGAG gggacttctcattcttcctctggcgactcaacTGGGACTCAAGTCCCTCTTTTTGAAGACTGTGCCTGG CGCTATGGCTAA
- the LOC123104442 gene encoding uncharacterized protein isoform X5 — protein sequence MTKSLLNESLADCSRTGLNPFCALNKPPAADLPFWSKKLQDKSAKKTRMNNKALEKPAKKKTNPFELFDLDDKDESEDDAEGSRANVEEQHEARRMTSNIGGGILSSDLPNTPAPCKRRPEGTSHSSSGDSTGTQVPLFEDCAWRYG from the exons atgaccaagtctctgctgaacgagagcttggcagattgcAGCAGAACTGGACTAAATCCTTTCTGCGCTCTTAACAAGCCGCCAGCT GCCGATTTACCTTTTTGGAGTAAGAAGCTGCAAGATAAGTCGGCCAAGAAAACCCGGATGAATAACAAGGCTCTTGAAAAGCCTGCAAAGAAGAAGACCAACCCTTTTGAACTATTTGATTTGGATGATAAAGATGAGTCGGAG gatgatgcggaaggaAGCCGAGCCAatgttgaagag caacatgaagctcgccgtatGACCTCGAACATCGGTGGCGGGATTCTTTCCTCCGACTTACCAAACACGCCGGCTCCTTGCAAGCGCCGACCAGAG gggacttctcattcttcctctggcgactcaacTGGGACTCAAGTCCCTCTTTTTGAAGACTGTGCCTGG CGCTATGGCTAA
- the LOC123104442 gene encoding uncharacterized protein isoform X1, with amino-acid sequence MTKSLLNESLADCSRTGLNPFCALNKPPAADLPFWSKKLQDKSAKKTRMNNKALEKPAKKKTNPFELFDLDDKDESEVKLYSLGSFFVHLIDNDHYQDDAEGSRANVEEVTILSSDSETPIRQKGQQASRKVRFSHPLAYLDPNFILKKQQHEARRMTSNIGGGILSSDLPNTPAPCKRRPEGTSHSSSGDSTGTQVPLFEDCAWRYG; translated from the exons atgaccaagtctctgctgaacgagagcttggcagattgcAGCAGAACTGGACTAAATCCTTTCTGCGCTCTTAACAAGCCGCCAGCT GCCGATTTACCTTTTTGGAGTAAGAAGCTGCAAGATAAGTCGGCCAAGAAAACCCGGATGAATAACAAGGCTCTTGAAAAGCCTGCAAAGAAGAAGACCAACCCTTTTGAACTATTTGATTTGGATGATAAAGATGAGTCGGAGGTAAAACTttactcccttggctcattttttgtacatcttattgataatgatcactatcaggatgatgcggaaggaAGCCGAGCCAatgttgaagaggtaactatcctttcctccgattCTGAAACTCCGATCAGACAGAAAGGGCAACAGGcgagccggaaagtaaggttttctcatcctttagcttacttggatcccaactttattttgaagaagcagcaacatgaagctcgccgtatGACCTCGAACATCGGTGGCGGGATTCTTTCCTCCGACTTACCAAACACGCCGGCTCCTTGCAAGCGCCGACCAGAG gggacttctcattcttcctctggcgactcaacTGGGACTCAAGTCCCTCTTTTTGAAGACTGTGCCTGG CGCTATGGCTAA